One genomic segment of Centroberyx gerrardi isolate f3 chromosome 4, fCenGer3.hap1.cur.20231027, whole genome shotgun sequence includes these proteins:
- the tmem253 gene encoding transmembrane protein 253: MTQNMFQEGLYQVYFKETPSTRPLALATNQGELRDVRIQRWFGTVVNTRLLVTGVVQVLSALACILTTVTHACVSYNCSVSMTTPVWSSLFYVAIGCLAMDTQRKPNKLKVTTLMGLNLFSLLLGFCALLAYSLTSAEPVTLSTNQQRAGSYVAKGSSIAFTVQCLLASIYTLFLSWRGLRRYSSPHIQTYSRLAQDPDENTEPLLEQGEFSL, translated from the exons ATGACGCAGAACATGTTCCAGGAGGGGCTGTACCAGGTGTACTTTAAGGAGACACCCTCGACCCGCCCACTGGCTCTGGCTACCAATCAGGGCGAGCTGAGAGACGTCAGGATTCAGCGCTGGTTTGGGACAGTTGTGAATACCCGGCTTTTAGTCACAGGG GTGGTGCAGGTCCTCAGTGCCTTGGCCTGCATACTAACCACAGTCACCCATGCCTGTGTGAGCTACAACTGCTCCGTCTCCATGACAACACCGGTCTGGTCTAGCCTATTT TATGTGGCCATTGGGTGTCTGGCAATGGATACCCAGAGGAAACCAAACAAACTGAag GTCACCACTCTGATGGGTCTGAACCtcttcagtctgctgttggGATTCTGTGCTCTGCTGGCCTACAGCCTCACCTCAGCAGAGCCAGTCACACTCAGCACAAACCAACAG CGTGCTGGTTCCTATGTTGCGAAGGGGAGCTCCATAGCGTTCACTGTACAGTGTCTGCTGGCATCCATCTACACGCTTTTCCTGTCCTGGAGAGGCCTGCGCCGCTACAGTTCCCCCCACATTCAGACCTACAGCCGCCTCGCACAG GATCCAGATGAAAACACAGAGCCTCTATTGGAACAAGGGGAATTTAGCCTGTGA
- the LOC139921275 gene encoding B-cadherin, whose protein sequence is MKEIKGKCRTARLTFLLYQVQCLAALVAADIPPCCLDNTTSRSMSGIPRSKNLKSSSDVGIQQLATLEFRHFSSSLHRMKRDWVIPEMNFPENDKGPYPKVMVQIKSSKDNKVAITYKITGLGADQPPEGLFRVDRRSGMMFLTQPLDREKKDKYNLWAHALTAGGEAEEPMELIINVIDQNDNHPDFTKNLFHGRVSESTAIDHSFMRVTAVDRDDPKTENAIVRYRIQDQAPAAPKPAMFAISPVSGVISVVEDGLDRETHPEYKLIIEAADMEGAGLTATCTAVITVTDSNDHAPQFTITSISRPVPENEAGVEVVRLKVTDQDEPGSPNTNTKYAIIHGNEGGHFNISTGPSKMEGILTTVKELDFESVPVFTLLVAVENEAVFSRPVSTSTATVTIRVEDRNESPVFSPAQIHVSRSEDAAVGSSVAGFRAEDPDSARRQSVRYQLHDDTAKWLSIDKDTGLVKVKSHMDRESTFVKHDKYTVLILAYDNDTVPATGTGTLVVSLLDVNDNAPLIKQRKASLCNTDPIPALLDIVDRDGPGNAGPFTVELQGEHRINWTISTNTTSDVAVLAPKRLLSPGDYYVLMRIYDAGTLYQDSTLDVEVCQCQGAVSICFIPHPAPRAHIPSLSTGVLGAIFGVLLLLLLLLLLLRRRRSSEKEVPLLEHVVRDNIFYYDEEGGGEEDQEYDLSQLHRGLDSRPQVFCADVFPTAQTLPRYRLRPQVNEEIGNFIEDNLRAADSDPTAPPYDSLLVFDYEGVGSDAASLSSLHSSSSDGEQDYRSLAGWGPRFSRLADLYAAGPEEDDDTDTLPGKTEWV, encoded by the exons ATGAAGGAGATCAAGGGGAAGTGCAGGACTGCGAGACTCACTTTTCTGCTGTACCAAGTCCAG TGTCTGGCTGCCCTGGTCGCAGCAGACATCCCACCATGCTGCTTGGACAACACAACCAGCCGCTCTATGAGTGGAATCCCAAGAAGCAAAAATCTAAAG AGCAGCTCTGACGTGGGCATCCAGCAACTCGCCACCTTGGAGTTTCGACACTTCTCCAGCAGCTTGCATCGGATGAAGAGGGACTGGGTTATTCCAGAAATGAACTTCCCAGAAAATGACAAGGGTCCATATCCCAAAGTCATGGTGCAG ATTAAGTCAAGCAAAGACAACAAGGTGGCAATAACCTACAAGATCACTGGACTGGGTGCTGACCAGCCCCCTGAGGGCCTTTTCAGAGTCGATAGGCGATCTGGGATGATGTTTCTGACCCAGCCGCTGGACAGGGAGAAAAAGGACAAATACAAC CTGTGGGCCCATGCGCTGACTGCGGGCGGAGAGGCTGAGGAGCCCATGGAGCTCATTATCAACGTCATTGACCAGAATGACAACCATCCAGATTTCACTAAAAACCTCTTCCATGGCAGAGTGAGCGAAAGCACTGCCATCG ATCACTCCTTCATGAGGGTGACAGCGGTGGATCGGGACGACCCAAAGACAGAGAATGCTATAGTTAGGTATCGGATTCAGGATCAGGCGCCAGCAGCGCCCAAGCCGGCCATGTTTGCCATAAGCCCAGTGAGTGGAGTCATCAGTGTGGTGGAAGACGGACTGGACAGAGAG ACTCACCCGGAGTACAAGCTGATCATTGAGGCGGCTGAtatggagggggcggggctaacGGCTACCTGCACTGCTGTCATCACCGTTACTGACAGCAACGATCATGCTCCACAATTCACCATCACATCT ATATCTAGGCCAGTCCCTGAGAATGAGGCTGGAGTGGAGGTGGTTAGGTTAAAGGTCACGGACCAGGATGAGCCTGGGTCtcccaacaccaacaccaaatACGCCATAATCCACGGCAACGAGGGGGGGCACTTCAACATCAGCACAGGCCCCAGTAAAATGGAGGGAATCCTCACTACAGTCAAG GAGCTGGATTTTGAGAGCGTTCCCGTCTTCACTCTGCTGGTGGCGGTGGAGAACGAGGCGGTGTTTTCCAGGCCGGTGTCCACCTCCACAGCGACAGTCACCATAAGGGTGGAGGACCGGAACGAGTCCCCTGTTTTCAGCCCAGCACAGATCCATGTGAGCAGGTCGGAGGACGCGGCTGTAGGCAGCAGTGTGGCCGGCTTCAGAGCCGAGGACCCAGACTCAGCCAGGAGGCAGAGTGTAAG ataTCAACTACATGATGACACTGCCAAGTGGCTGAGCATTGATAAAGACACTGGATTGGTCAAAGTCAAAAGCCACATGGACAGAGAGTCTACCTTTGTCAAACACGACAAATACACAGTCTTAATTTTGGCTTATGACAATG ACACAGTCCCAGCTACAGGCACAGGGACACTTGTAGTGAGTCTGTTAGATGTGAATGACAACGCTCCTCTGATCAAGCAGAGGAAAGCCAGCCTGTGCAACACGGACCCCATTCCTGCCCTGCTGGATATTGTGGACCGGGACGGACCTGGCAATGCCGGGCCATTTACTGTGGAGCTTCAGGGAGAGCACCGCATCAACTGGACCATTAGCACCAATACCACAA GTGACGTGGCAGTCCTGGCCCCCAAGAGGCTGTTGTCTCCTGGGGACTATTATGTTCTGATGCGTATCTATGACGCCGGCACGCTGTACCAGGACAGCACGCTGGACGTCGAGGTGTGCCAGTGCCAAGGGGCCGTCTCCATCTGCTTCATCCCACATCCTGCACCTCGCGCAcacattccctctctttcaACTGGAGTTCTGGGAGCCATTTTTGGAGTTCTGT tgcttctcctgctgctgctgctgctgctccggaGAAGGAGGAGCTCTGAGAAGGAGGTGCCTCTACTTGAACACGTAGTCCGAGACAACATCTTCTACTacgatgaggagggaggaggtgaagaggaccag GAGTATGACCTGAGCCAGCTCCACAGAGGGCTGGACAGCCGTCCTCAGGTCTTCTGTGCTGATGTGTTTCCCACTGCCCAGACCCTCCCCCGCTACCGCCTGCGGCCCCAGGTGAACGAGGAGATTGGCAACTTTATTGAGGAT AACCTGCGTGCTGCAGACAGCGACCCCACCGCCCCTCCCTACGACTCTCTCCTGGTGTTTGACTACGAAGGTGTCGGCTCGGACGCGGCTTCTCTCAgttccctccactcctccagcTCAGACGGGGAGCAGGACTACCGCAGCCTGGCCGGCTGGGGGCCGCGCTTCAGCAGGCTGGCAGACCTGTACGCAGCGGGGCCAGAGGAGGACGATGACACTGACACGCTGCCAGGGAAAACGGAATGGGTCTGA
- the pdp2 gene encoding pyruvate dehydrogenase [acetyl-transferring]-phosphatase 2, mitochondrial, which translates to MSGRVCASILHRASSYTLTLSSTVSSQYAHLVASPSSQRGPTQHSHFSSWGSSRSDQWCCSGDESGPGSQGGRFLSTRQDLDFQLSRVQINSILRTNEQVVSVPEFDGRGLSAVRKFESNQLPANTPNEDRRSAATCLQTKGMLFGVFDGHGGWACAQAVSERLLYYVAVAMMTQQSLEELERCMEHGRPVPPILQWYKHHGDFNYRDSASLYIDHLRVFWQELLDSEEHGEGMSPPEALDYAFKRLDTDISLEAQVPLSSDLMKSTAIQVAFAGSTACVAHVGTEGIHVANAGDCRAVLGVQEEDGSWSALPLSWDHNYQNQAELERLRAQHPPSERDTVVTDDRLLGVLMPLRAFGDVRFKWSRELQQSVLAGLDSGVDLDSLNLYQYTPPNYLTPPYLDVAPELTYHKLRPQDRFLILGSDGLWDELGSEEAVQLVGEHLSGIHLQAPVSPSERQLNLGQMHELLLKRRARATPALDPNAATHLIRHALGTGDYGELCQERLASMLALPEDLARMYRDDITATVVYLNSDLAKPHHS; encoded by the exons ATGTCTGGACGTGTGTGCGCCAGCATCCTGCACAGAGCTTCAAGCtacacactgacactctccTCCACCGTCTCATCCCAG TATGCCCACCTTGTAGCATCCCCCTCTTCTCAACGAGGACCAACCCAGCATTCTCACTTCTCATCCTGGGGAAGCTCCAGATCAGACCAGTGGTGCTGCAGTGGTGATGAGTCAGGACCTGGGTCTCAAGGTGGGCGGTTCCTCTCGACCCGTCAGGATCTAGACTTCCAGCTCAGCCGGGTCCAGATCAACAGCATTCTGCGAACTAATGAGCAG GTTGTGAGTGTGCCTGAGTTTGATGGCAGGGGACTCAGTGCTGTGAGGAAGTTTGAGAGCAACCAGCTACCTGCGAACACACCTAATGAGGACCGTCGCAGTGCAGCCACCTGCTTACAG ACAAAGGGCATGCTCTTTGGAGTGTTTGACGGCCATGGAGGCTGGGCATGTGCTCAGGCAGTCAGCGAGCGTCTGCTGTACTACGTAGCAGTTGCGATGATGACGCAGCAGAGCCTGGAGGAGTTGGAGAGGTGTATGGAGCATGGCAGACCTGTTCCTCCCATCTTACAGTGGTACAAACACCACGGGGACTTTAACTACCGCGACTCTGCCTCACTCTACATAGACCACCTCAGAGTCTTCTGGCAAGAACTGCTGGACAGTGAGGAACACGGCGAAGGCATGAG TCCTCCGGAAGCTCTGGACTACGCTTTTAAGCGACTCGACACCGACATCTCCTTGGAGGCTCAGGTCCCTCTTTCCAGTGACCTGATGAAAAGCACAGCCATACAG GTTGCGTTTGCGGGTTCCACTGCCTGTGTGGCCCATGTGGGCACAGAGGGGATCCACGTGGCGAATGCCGGTGACTGCCGAGCGGTGTTGGgggtgcaggaggaggatgggTCCTGGAGCGCTTTGCCCCTCTCCTGGGACCACAACTACCAGAACCAGGCTGAGCTGGAGCGGCTCAGGGCTCAGCACCCCCCCTCAGAGAGAGACACCGTGGTCACAGACGACAGACTTCTAGGG GTTCTGATGCCCCTGCGCGCCTTTGGTGACGTGAGGTTCAAGTGGAGTCGTGAGTTGCAGCAGAGCGTTCTAGCCGGCCTGGACTCTGGAGTGGACCTGGACTCTCTCAACCTGTACCAGTACACCCCACCCAACTACCTAACTCCCCCCTACCTGGATGTGGCACCTGAACTCACCTATCACAAGCTGAGGCCTCAGGACCGCTTTCTGATCCTAGGCTCTGACGGGCTGTGGGATGAACTGGGGAGCGAGGAGGCTGTGCAACTCGTTGGGGAACACTTGAGTGGGATTCACCTCCAG GCTCCAGTGTCTCCATCTGAGAGGCAGCTAAACTTGGGTCAGATGCACGAGCTGCTGCTGAAGCGCCGAGCCCGTGCCACCCCCGCCCTCGACCCCAACGCCGCCACGCACCTCATCAGACACGCCCTGGGCACCGGGGATTACGGAGAACTGTGCCAGGAGAGACTGGCCTCCATGCTCGCGCTGCCGGAGGACCTGGCTCGCATGTACAGGGACGATATCACAGCGACTGTGGTGTATCTGAACTCGGACCTGGCCAAACCCCACCACAGCTAA